The genome window TCGCCGGTCCTTGGTAGGTGTCCTGCACACGAGTGCCCGGAACTATCAGGAAGTATTGCATAGTAGGTACGAACTGAAAGACCGAGGGGCAATCAGGACTTCGATGTATTTGACGGCTAGAGCACAGTGCGGATAAGGGTACTAGATGAGAGGGGGAGAGAAGGGAGGGATATCCTCTTCTTCCGGGTGGCGGCCACCCGGAAGAAGAGAGGATCGATCAGGTGCTACACAGAACATCCCATCAACGCAGGAGGAGCATCCGTTTCACATCCGTAAAACCGCCGTTCGCCGAGCGCGCATCCAGACGGTAGAAATACACCCCCGACGCCATACCGGCCGCATTCCATGTCGCACGGTGTATGCCCGCAGGGCGGTCCTCATCCAGCAGCACAGCAACTTCCCGCCCGAGCAGGTCGAATACGGTGAGCCGTACCCTCGCAGCCGATGGTACATGGAAGGTGATCTGCGTCGATGGATTGAACGGATTCGGATAGTTCTGTTCGAGCGCGAACTCGCCGGGGACCGATGGTTCCGCATCCGCCACGCCTGTCGCCGTCGCGTTGTTGAATTGCAGGCCCCATGCGGTCAGCCTCCCGGTATTGAAATCCTGGTCATCCGTGATGTGCAGGATCCACCGGCCCTGCGAACTCCTGCCTCCGAAGGTCTTCGCGAACGCCCCATCCGGTCTGATGCGCGGAGCGAATGTCGCGTGTATGCCGATCGCCATCGATGAATCGGCACTCTCATCGAAAATGGTGGTTACGCCGTCCGCATTATCCTCAAGGAGCCAGTCCTGATAGAACATGTGCATCGTGCCATCCGGCCCTTCCAGCGCCATATCCAGATCAGGTTCGCCCATATGATCAAGGGCCAGAAAGAGATTCACGTCACGGATGGTCACATTCTCGCCGATCATGAGGGTATCCGGGACCATATCGCCGAACATGCCCGATGCGGGGATCAGCCTGTTGGAGGATTTGATCGTGAATGCCGCGGGGAAGGCCACCCCGGTCGATCGCAGCAGAGGTGACACCGGCATATCGAATTCGCCCCCTCCGTGCGTGAACCGGGCGTCACCTCTGAACGCCAGCTGGGGACCACCGTCGGCACAGTTGTCCGTCAGCAACCCATCGAGATTGTATGCCACATTGGTGCTTCCGGAATTCGGCTCATTCCCATTCTCGATCGACTGATAGAGGAATTCGCGGATCTCCCCGGCGGTCTTCACGTACTTCGCGATGCGCACCTCATCGATATAGCCGTTGAACCCGGCAAGGGCGAATCCACCGCCTATCGTCAGGGAGTCAGTGTTCGCGGGGATCGCACCGACAGGCCACGAACCCGTCCTGACCGGTTCCCCGTCGACGTAGAATATGTAGACGCTGTCCGCAGCGTTGTAGGTGAAGGCGACATGTGTCCACCGGCCCACTTCGATATTCTTCGACGCCGAGACGAAGGTGCCATTGATCGTGGTGCGGAGGGTGTTGTTCGAGCCGCTCAACAGGAAGCTGAAGTTGGGCGTGATCCCCGGCCCTTTCGCCAGGATCGTCTGTGTCCCGGTAACGAGCGGGTGCACCCAGGCTTCCAGGGTAAGAGCCGTGGTGGGTTGCACGGCAGAGGCATGAGGACCGGCGATGTAGTCGTTCGTACCATCGAACCGCACCGCTTCATTGTAGGATTGCGTCACGGAGGGCCCGGCGCCCATATCGACGGCGGTCACGCCACGATTCATCGGGGTGTTGCCGCGCCCGGACCAATCGAAGACCGAGAACGGATCTCCGGCGGAATCGTCATCCTCGAATGTCAGAGAGAGCACGAGATCGGCATACACCCCCGACGAGGTGCCGAGCGAACTGAAGCGGTAGTGGCGGATCTCCGTGGAGGTCTGTGGCCCCCGCCAGATCCTGACGTTATCCAGGTCGCCCTGGAACGGGCCGTTGAACCCCGTACCGACGATCACGGAATCGGCGCTCGGATTCGGATCGGGAACCGTTGCTGCGGAGGACGTATCGAATGCTCCATTGAAATAGATGGTCGCGACATGCAAGACGGAGTCGTACCGCGCCGCGATGTGCGTCCAGACACCATTGGTCAATGGACGCGTGCTTACGAGGTAGGTGAGGTTGTTATTGCGGAGTGCGATCGTGCCATCGGAGTCGAGATAGATCGTGTATCCTTCCGCTGCCGAGCCGTTCCTGCGCTCGACAAGTGTTTCGGCATTACCACCCCTGGCACGCTCGGGACGTATCCAGAACTCGATCGTGTAACTGCCGGTCAGATTCAGGGTGGGGTCGGGCGGAATGGCAAGATAGCTGGATTCAGTCCCTGCGAAGTGCGCCGACCTGTTCCAGAACAACTGGGCCGATGCAGTATGGTTGAGTGTCACAAGGGCGATCACGAACAGCGTAACCGTACGAAGGCGCATGCGTGTCCTCCGGCAGATGGGATGTTGGAAAGAACAGGTTATGAGTACAAGTCAGAACCTGACTTCCTCCGACGAAGTTCCCACCCCGGAACGCACAGAAGCCCCCGGAGGGGCCTCTGTGATGCAGATCACACCATGGATCGCGGCGTCACACCCGTTTGGTCACCCCCGGTATGGCGACCTCCAGTGCCGGAAGCTCCTTCCACTCGAAATGCGGCGGCGTCAGGTCGAGTCGCGACCCGGGGCAGCACGAACACCCTGGCAAGAAGAGCCGGGATCAGAACGTATCGATATTATCGAGGAGTGGATGGAGTTGTCGCCACGCCGGGGGTATCCTCTACCCGGACGGATCAGTACTGCCGCTTGACCTCACCGAACTTCGTCGGCTTCCCCCAGTACGTCCCTTCGTTCTTCACCCACGTGACCGCCGCGGTCATGATATCGTCCACCGCGTCGATGTACGGCCCGAACCGGCGCACGCAGAAGTCATCGTTGATCACCTGGGAATATTCCGGCTCATCGCCGACCAGGATGGGTTCTTTTCCGAGCATTGCGCCAAGGCGGGATGCGATCTCGCGCACCGCATAGGGGCGCCCGGAGACATTCAGCATCGACGGAGGGTTCTCGCAGATCTCCAGCGCGCGGATGGCGCGGTCGTTGGCATCGCGCTGCGACAGCAGGTTCACATACGGGATCGAGAGCGAGATCTCTTTCCCTTCAAGGATGGACCGCACCAGATCCACCACCACGCCATAGGCCAGGTGCTGTGCGTACGCAAGCCGGTAGTAACATGCGCGTTGTTCCGGGTGGCGCCGCGCGGTGATCGCGAAGGCATTCTCCCGCGCAACAATGCTCCACCCATAGATACCCTTCGGATCGAGCGGATCCCCCTCACGGGAACCTCCCGAAGCGAACGTTGTGAATGCATAGGGATTCGCGGAGGAAAAGACGACGATCCGCGATGCAGGATACCGCTCGCCAACCAGGTACGGGAGAATGCAGTTCACATGCACCGCTTTCTCCCAATTGTCGGACGAGCCGAACTTGAATCCGGGCATATAGATCACATTCGGCATCACGGGGAGCGTGCCGAGGAATGCCGGGTCCGTGAGCTCGCCCTTCATCACCGTCACGCCGAGTTCCGCGAAGAGTTCGGCGGTCCGTTCGCGGGGATTGCTGAACGTGGAAGCGACCGTGATCTTCCGTGAAGTGCCGGCGATCGCATCAGCACGGACGATCATCTCCGTCAGCTCCGGCCCCATCTTGCCGCTCCCTCCCAGGATGAGGAGGTCGCCCGGAATGTTCCTGACACAATCGATGACGCCGGGCGTCGGCGTGGTCATGAACTCGCGCAACTGCGCGTTGGAGGTGATCTGCGCAAGGGTCACGGATGGAGTCCTACCTCTCTTTTCATGGATGCAAGGGTTTCCGACACGAATGCCCGATCACTGATCACGGGATGGTACCCGTAGGCGCGGTCGATCTCTTCCGCGAGGCCGCTCCGGCCGTTCTCATGGAAGCAGTGCGGGCCGGGTAACAACCCCAGGGACGTCAGCCGGTATTTCACACCCCACACGGAGTTGGCGAAGTCCATCCGTGCATCGAACAGCGCCCCGTTGCACATGTTCACGATGTGGGCCAGTTCCTTCTCGCTGACCGCCAGCCTCCAGCGCTTGCCTTGTTTCCCTGCGAGCACGGCACCCGCCCAGCGCACGGCAGCATGCGTGTCGGTGGCAAAATGCCCGAGCAGTCCACCCGCATAGTGCATCGTCACTGTCCGGCGCCCGACCTTGAACGGAAAACATCCGCCGAGGTCCGCAACGATCCTGTCGTCGTTCCCCGTCACCATGACGAGGTCCTTGCTGCGCGCACTGTGCGCGGCGGCCTCGAGCATCACCTGCGCACGATAGGTATTGAAGGGCGCCGCCTTCGCGCCATACACGATCGCGAAGATCCGTTCCCAGAGGGACGCATTGAATTCCCGGCTCCCCGGAACAAGCTTCTGCAGTTCGAATCCGAACACCGGGATGATGCCCGCAACATCCCGGAAGATCCGGACGACCTCGTCGTCGGAACAGTTCGTGAACGCCGTCGGCGCGAGCATCACGATATCGTACCCGGCAGCGGCTGCAAGTTCGGCCTGCTGCATGTACTGCGGGCCGCTCACCGCGGACATCAGGAACATATCCTTCGATCCGTACTCCTGCACCATCTCTTTGATCAGGCGCAGCCAGTTCCGATAGATCTCCAGGTTGCCGCCGGAGAACTCGCCCGTGTGCGCTCCGGGAACAACAGCGCGTGCGCCGGCCCTGATGTAGTACAACGTCAACAACCGTTGCCATTGCTCCGCGGGGCGCTTGTCGCCATCCAGCGCGAGTGGACTCGGGATCCACACGCCGCCCTTCTTCAGTTTTGCATGTGCCGATGCACTCAGTCTTTTCATTGACAATGTTCCATGGACTCGCGGTACTTCGTCTGGCGTGATACAGCGGAAGGTGAACCGGGGGGCGGCATGGTTTCACCCATGGCACACGACCGCCACCCCGATGATTCTGCCTAAGGTAGCCAAACAGATCGATGAAACCAAGCCCTGGCACGCAGAAACCGGTCACAGACCTCTCCAGGGCCACCAGGCCTCACATGATGCCACCGCAACCACTGTCCGGCCCCTTCTTTGCTTTTCCCACAACGGTTCCGTAAGTTGCTCACCAGAGGGGGGCAGTCCACGAGAACGCACTTCGAAGAGGCACACGTGGTCAGCTCGATGACTGTTGCGCTACGGAAATTCGTAGCACCCGAATTCATCTTTGGCAACGGAGCGCTCGAACTGGCGGGACAATACGCCAGCAATCTTCATATCCGCAAAGCCCTCGTCGCTACCGATCCCGGCGTGACCGCCGCCGGATGGCTCAGCAAGGTCACCGCAAGCCTCGCCGCACACGGTATCCCCTACGCGGTCTTCGATCAGATCTCACCCAACCCCCGCGTGGAAGAGGTCATGAACGGGGCAGAGGTATTCCTCACGGAAGGGTGCGACGTCATCGTGGCCGTTGGCGGGGGCAGCGTCATCGACTGCGCCAAGGCACTGGGGATCGTCAGCACGAATCGCCAGGCGGTCCGCACGTTCGAAGGGGTTGACAATGTTGCGGAGCCAGGACCACCGCTCATCGCCATCCCCACCACCGCAGGAACTTCCGCAGATGTCTCGCAGTTCGCGATCATTGCGGATATGCAGGAGCGCCTGAAGTTCGCCATCATCAGCAAGACGGTCGTCCCGGACGTTGCTCTGGTGGATCCTGCAACGACCGTCACCATGGATCCCTATCTGACGGCGTGCACCGGCATGGACGCCCTCGTCCATGCGATCGAAGCATATGTCTCCGAGGCACATTCGCCCCTGTACGACCTCCACGCCCTCGAGGCCATCCGCCTGATCACCCGACACCTTCAGACCGCAATAGAACAACCGGGCGATCTCGAAGCCCGTGCCGGAATGATGCTCGGCAGTCTCGAAGCAGGCCTCGCGTTCTCCAATGCCAGCCTTGGTGCAGTCCACGCTATGGCCCACAGCCTGGGCGGCTATCTCGACCTGCCCCATGGCGAGTGCAATGCCCTCCTGCTCGAACATGTCGTCGCGTACAATTTCGATGCCTCGCCTGAACGGTATACCGCGATCGCCACGGCGCTCGGGATCCCGCCCGGCCTCACGGAATCATCGTCGATACGGACGGCGATCCGGACACGCATCAACATGATGCGGACAACGGCACGGATCGGGGGTTCACTCGCCGACCGTGGACTGAAGAGCGGCGACATCCCGGTGCTCGCAGAGAAAGCGGTGCGGGATCCCTGCCTCGTGACCAATCCGCGGCGGGCCGCGAAACGTGATCTGGAGGTCATCTATGCAGACGCCCGATGACGGCGATGAGGAGCGCTCGGCCCTCCGCGACCGCATCATCGGACTGGGAGAGCGGTCATTCCGCAAGAGTTATTTCCCTCAACTTCAGACCCAACTCCTGAGGTTGGAACGGTTCCGCATGCTCTTTGATCATACGCGCGAAGGGCTCTACCTGATCGATGGTGCAAGCGGGAACATCCTCGACGCGAACAGGGTCGGGGCGGGATTCTTCGGCCGCGGGATGGACGATCTCCTGCATTCGAACTTTCCCGACCATTTTCCGCCAGCACAACGCGCGCTGCTCGCCGCTCTCCTCGCGAAGGATGCTCCGGCTGAGGACAGCACACACGCGATCACCCTCCACCGGGAAATGGCCGACGGCACCGATGCCGTTCTGGAGTTCACGATCAATGCCGTGGGATTGCAGGGCCAGCACTTCCTCCTCGTCATCGCACGTGACGTGACGGAGCGCCACCAGGCAGAACTTCAATTGCGGAGCTCGTTGCGCGAGAAAGAGGCTCTGCTCCGCGAGGTCCATCACCGCGTGAAGAACAACCTTCAGGTGATCTCAAGCCTCTTGCATATGCAGGCCGCGGAATCCACGGACCCGCACACACAAACAGTATTCCAGGAAAGCCAGACACGCGTCCGGTCGATGGCGCTCGTCCATGAGCGGTTGTATCAGTCCGGCGACTTCTCGGGTATCAACTTCCGCGACTATCTCCCCGCGGTCGGCAAGGACCTGCTCTTCTCCTACGGTCGCACGGAC of Ignavibacteriota bacterium contains these proteins:
- a CDS encoding PAS domain S-box protein, which translates into the protein MQTPDDGDEERSALRDRIIGLGERSFRKSYFPQLQTQLLRLERFRMLFDHTREGLYLIDGASGNILDANRVGAGFFGRGMDDLLHSNFPDHFPPAQRALLAALLAKDAPAEDSTHAITLHREMADGTDAVLEFTINAVGLQGQHFLLVIARDVTERHQAELQLRSSLREKEALLREVHHRVKNNLQVISSLLHMQAAESTDPHTQTVFQESQTRVRSMALVHERLYQSGDFSGINFRDYLPAVGKDLLFSYGRTDIALRIDAEDIHFAIDSAIPCGLIVSELLSNALKHAFPDARRGSITVALHAVGESMVRLVVRDDGIGFPPDKELADIRSMGITLILGLTEQLDGTVTLDRSNGTGFILEFPLTHRRPA
- a CDS encoding T9SS type A sorting domain-containing protein, encoding MRLRTVTLFVIALVTLNHTASAQLFWNRSAHFAGTESSYLAIPPDPTLNLTGSYTIEFWIRPERARGGNAETLVERRNGSAAEGYTIYLDSDGTIALRNNNLTYLVSTRPLTNGVWTHIAARYDSVLHVATIYFNGAFDTSSAATVPDPNPSADSVIVGTGFNGPFQGDLDNVRIWRGPQTSTEIRHYRFSSLGTSSGVYADLVLSLTFEDDDSAGDPFSVFDWSGRGNTPMNRGVTAVDMGAGPSVTQSYNEAVRFDGTNDYIAGPHASAVQPTTALTLEAWVHPLVTGTQTILAKGPGITPNFSFLLSGSNNTLRTTINGTFVSASKNIEVGRWTHVAFTYNAADSVYIFYVDGEPVRTGSWPVGAIPANTDSLTIGGGFALAGFNGYIDEVRIAKYVKTAGEIREFLYQSIENGNEPNSGSTNVAYNLDGLLTDNCADGGPQLAFRGDARFTHGGGEFDMPVSPLLRSTGVAFPAAFTIKSSNRLIPASGMFGDMVPDTLMIGENVTIRDVNLFLALDHMGEPDLDMALEGPDGTMHMFYQDWLLEDNADGVTTIFDESADSSMAIGIHATFAPRIRPDGAFAKTFGGRSSQGRWILHITDDQDFNTGRLTAWGLQFNNATATGVADAEPSVPGEFALEQNYPNPFNPSTQITFHVPSAARVRLTVFDLLGREVAVLLDEDRPAGIHRATWNAAGMASGVYFYRLDARSANGGFTDVKRMLLLR
- a CDS encoding NAD(P)-dependent oxidoreductase; its protein translation is MTLAQITSNAQLREFMTTPTPGVIDCVRNIPGDLLILGGSGKMGPELTEMIVRADAIAGTSRKITVASTFSNPRERTAELFAELGVTVMKGELTDPAFLGTLPVMPNVIYMPGFKFGSSDNWEKAVHVNCILPYLVGERYPASRIVVFSSANPYAFTTFASGGSREGDPLDPKGIYGWSIVARENAFAITARRHPEQRACYYRLAYAQHLAYGVVVDLVRSILEGKEISLSIPYVNLLSQRDANDRAIRALEICENPPSMLNVSGRPYAVREIASRLGAMLGKEPILVGDEPEYSQVINDDFCVRRFGPYIDAVDDIMTAAVTWVKNEGTYWGKPTKFGEVKRQY
- a CDS encoding iron-containing alcohol dehydrogenase, which produces MTVALRKFVAPEFIFGNGALELAGQYASNLHIRKALVATDPGVTAAGWLSKVTASLAAHGIPYAVFDQISPNPRVEEVMNGAEVFLTEGCDVIVAVGGGSVIDCAKALGIVSTNRQAVRTFEGVDNVAEPGPPLIAIPTTAGTSADVSQFAIIADMQERLKFAIISKTVVPDVALVDPATTVTMDPYLTACTGMDALVHAIEAYVSEAHSPLYDLHALEAIRLITRHLQTAIEQPGDLEARAGMMLGSLEAGLAFSNASLGAVHAMAHSLGGYLDLPHGECNALLLEHVVAYNFDASPERYTAIATALGIPPGLTESSSIRTAIRTRINMMRTTARIGGSLADRGLKSGDIPVLAEKAVRDPCLVTNPRRAAKRDLEVIYADAR